A single Columba livia isolate bColLiv1 breed racing homer chromosome 22, bColLiv1.pat.W.v2, whole genome shotgun sequence DNA region contains:
- the LOC110355490 gene encoding uncharacterized protein LOC110355490 isoform X2 gives MGKSVCSTGGIIGLLGTPAIRRDRGHPPSGGTGDTHLSHRDTRLLEGPGTRAFRTGDTRLPEGPGLSLQTRLSTEQKSFQLISVALETRGDPVWEVLGAPGLGLGPPRSLDPWELGLVPASRECPVALELCHREGSSQVSFTLRSHVWLLVSLSHSLQTAPWTAKCFNARDAGTRRHLSLHHHQRSRQSRLATLNKLIQFGEPKKEREIKKLKEEITWDAASNCGGWQMRSQFPEQPPSARLEAPGFGGAASFTVRSLSITSGVSRARETWNTNVRPGVHPAVTASFCTDGPDGQREAILFQQDRERLGRRELGWAPSHLLPAWK, from the exons ATGGGGAAGTCGGTCTGCTCTACAGGAGGAATAATAGGTCTATTAG GGACACCCGCCATCCGGAGGGACCGGGGACACCCGCCTTCCGGAGGGACCGGGGACACCCACCTTTCACACCGGGACACCCGCCTTCTGGAGGGACCGGGGACACGCGCCTTTCGCACCGGGGACACCCGCCTTCCGGAGGGACCGGGGCTGTCACTGCAGACCAGGCTGAGCACTGAGCAGAAAAG ttttcagttgaTTTCCGTGGCTCTGGAGACTCGCGGTGACCCCGTATGGGAGGTGCTGGGCGCCCCCGGGCTGGGCCTGGGTCCACCTCGCTCCCTGGACCCCTGGGAATTAGGGCTCGTACCCGCGAGCCGGGAATGCCCTGTGGCTCTGGAGCTGTGTCACCGGGAGGGCTCATCGCAAGTGTCCTTTACCCTCCGAAGTCACGTCTGGCTCCTCGTCAGCCTTTCCCATTCGCTGCAAACCGCTCCCTGGACAGCGAAATGTTTTAATGCGCGGGACGCGGGGACACGGCGGCACTTGTCCCTTCATCACCACCAGAGATCACGGCAAAGCAGGCTGGCAACACTTAATAAATTGATTCAATTTGGTGAgccaaaaaaagagagagagattaaaAAGTTAAAGGAGGAAATAACATGGGATGCTGCCAGCAATTGTGGCGGATG GCAGATGAGATCCCAGTTCCCGGAGCAGCCCCCGAGCGCCAGGCTGGAGGCACCAGGTTTTGG GGGAGCGGCGAGTTTCACCGTGCGAAGTCTCAGCATCACGAGCGGGGTTTCTCGTGCTCGAGAGACCTGGAACACAAACGTGCGGCCGGGTGTGCATCCGGCTGTTACAGCTTCATTCTGCACTGACGGGCCGGACGGGCAGCGGGAAGCGATTTTGTTCCAGCAAGACAGGGAGCGTCTGGGGCGGCGGGAGCTTGGTTGGGCCCCTTCTCATCTGTTACCAGCCTGGAAATGA
- the LOC110355490 gene encoding uncharacterized protein LOC110355490 isoform X1, whose product MGKSVCSTGGIIGLLGEYICCEPSQNISLEQRGSSLPTDKGTRAEGPELPGVSFGRRGAVCPVGGLVQCGMWLVSGIPSALGPLLPRTGDTRLSHQGHPPSGGTGDTHLSHRGHPPFAPGTPAIRRDRGHPPSGGTGDTHLSHRDTRLLEGPGTRAFRTGDTRLPEGPGLSLQTRLSTEQKSFQLISVALETRGDPVWEVLGAPGLGLGPPRSLDPWELGLVPASRECPVALELCHREGSSQVSFTLRSHVWLLVSLSHSLQTAPWTAKCFNARDAGTRRHLSLHHHQRSRQSRLATLNKLIQFGEPKKEREIKKLKEEITWDAASNCGGWQMRSQFPEQPPSARLEAPGFGGAASFTVRSLSITSGVSRARETWNTNVRPGVHPAVTASFCTDGPDGQREAILFQQDRERLGRRELGWAPSHLLPAWK is encoded by the exons ATGGGGAAGTCGGTCTGCTCTACAGGAGGAATAATAGGTCTATTAGGTGAATACATTTGCTGTGAACCCAGCCAAAACATTTCATTAGAGCAACGGGGCTCCTCTCTCCCCACTGATAAAGGAACCCGTGCGGAGGGGCCGGAGCTGCCGGGGGTTTCATTTGGGAGGCGGGGGGCCGTGTGTCCCGTGGGGGGGCTGGTCCAGTGTGGGATGTGGCTGGTGAGCGGGATTCCCTCTGCCTTGGGCCCCCTTCTCCCACGCACCGGGGACACCCGCCTTTCGCACCAGGGACACCCGCCGTCCGGAGGGACCGGGGACACCCACCTTTCACACCGGGGACACCCGCCTTTCGCACCAGGGACACCCGCCATCCGGAGGGACCGGGGACACCCGCCTTCCGGAGGGACCGGGGACACCCACCTTTCACACCGGGACACCCGCCTTCTGGAGGGACCGGGGACACGCGCCTTTCGCACCGGGGACACCCGCCTTCCGGAGGGACCGGGGCTGTCACTGCAGACCAGGCTGAGCACTGAGCAGAAAAG ttttcagttgaTTTCCGTGGCTCTGGAGACTCGCGGTGACCCCGTATGGGAGGTGCTGGGCGCCCCCGGGCTGGGCCTGGGTCCACCTCGCTCCCTGGACCCCTGGGAATTAGGGCTCGTACCCGCGAGCCGGGAATGCCCTGTGGCTCTGGAGCTGTGTCACCGGGAGGGCTCATCGCAAGTGTCCTTTACCCTCCGAAGTCACGTCTGGCTCCTCGTCAGCCTTTCCCATTCGCTGCAAACCGCTCCCTGGACAGCGAAATGTTTTAATGCGCGGGACGCGGGGACACGGCGGCACTTGTCCCTTCATCACCACCAGAGATCACGGCAAAGCAGGCTGGCAACACTTAATAAATTGATTCAATTTGGTGAgccaaaaaaagagagagagattaaaAAGTTAAAGGAGGAAATAACATGGGATGCTGCCAGCAATTGTGGCGGATG GCAGATGAGATCCCAGTTCCCGGAGCAGCCCCCGAGCGCCAGGCTGGAGGCACCAGGTTTTGG GGGAGCGGCGAGTTTCACCGTGCGAAGTCTCAGCATCACGAGCGGGGTTTCTCGTGCTCGAGAGACCTGGAACACAAACGTGCGGCCGGGTGTGCATCCGGCTGTTACAGCTTCATTCTGCACTGACGGGCCGGACGGGCAGCGGGAAGCGATTTTGTTCCAGCAAGACAGGGAGCGTCTGGGGCGGCGGGAGCTTGGTTGGGCCCCTTCTCATCTGTTACCAGCCTGGAAATGA